One genomic window of Streptomonospora nanhaiensis includes the following:
- a CDS encoding ABC transporter ATP-binding protein, whose translation MPDEPILSIEELTAGYGAVTALDRVTMRIPRGSICAVLGANGAGKTTLLRTVSGLKRAASGRVLLDGADVTRLGAEHHVRHGLVHVPEGGGVIVELTVEENLRLGGLWRPGRRERAERREEVLELFPRLRERLTAPAATLSGGERQMLALGRALMARPRVLLLDEPSLGLAPMVTRKIMRTLRELRAARGLTVVLVEQNARSALSITDHGFVLNQGAVVVSGTSQRLLADDRMRHAYLGF comes from the coding sequence ATGCCTGACGAGCCGATCCTGAGCATCGAGGAGCTGACGGCCGGCTACGGCGCTGTCACCGCCCTGGACCGGGTGACCATGCGGATCCCGCGCGGGTCGATCTGCGCGGTGCTGGGCGCCAACGGCGCGGGCAAGACCACGCTGCTGCGCACCGTCAGCGGTCTCAAGCGCGCCGCGTCCGGCCGGGTGCTGCTGGACGGCGCCGACGTCACACGGCTGGGCGCCGAGCACCACGTGCGCCACGGCCTGGTGCACGTGCCCGAGGGCGGCGGCGTGATCGTGGAGCTGACCGTCGAGGAGAACCTGCGCCTGGGCGGGCTGTGGCGGCCGGGCCGCCGCGAGCGCGCCGAGCGCCGCGAGGAGGTCCTGGAGCTGTTCCCGCGGCTGCGCGAGCGCCTCACCGCGCCCGCCGCCACCCTGTCGGGCGGCGAGCGGCAGATGCTCGCCCTGGGCCGCGCGCTCATGGCGCGTCCTCGGGTGCTGCTGCTGGACGAGCCCTCGCTGGGGCTGGCGCCGATGGTGACCCGGAAGATCATGCGGACGCTGCGCGAGCTGCGCGCCGCCCGGGGCCTGACCGTGGTGCTGGTGGAGCAGAACGCCCGCAGCGCGCTGTCGATCACCGACCACGGGTTCGTGCTCAACCAGGGCGCGGTCGTGGTGTCCGGCACCTCCCAGCGGCTCCTGGCCGACGACCGCATGCGCCACGCCTACCTGGGCTTCTAG
- a CDS encoding helix-turn-helix transcriptional regulator translates to MLANALDGARAGQGTAVLVSGGPGIGKTALLDHAQRAALSPPKPPATPATGPTAPSTTAPDPSPPVRPALVLRAQGTEPESGLAYAGLQRLLLPVLDRVPGLAAPHSRVIEQALETGGVAESDRFTLSIGVLRLLGLLAHAAPLLAVIDDAHLMDAPSLDALAFAARRLGTDPVAMVFAARDDQAKPVVPGIPVIHLSPLSEAAVSEVLGDAAPGGLAAGVRGTLAAASHGNPAAALAFAAALSREQLAGIRPLPRTLPLPADLRRAYEPRLEALPEPTRHLLLLAATDPECDVDLLVRAAARTDVTVGDLAPAEDAGIVRVDGSRVVFADPLLRESVYQATPVVRRRAAHARLARVLDLHREPSRYARHRAAAAQGPDSDLAAELAAAADTAKELSGHSVASAALEQAAELTPIPRLRACRLSTAAQDAWLAGMPDRAAELLERAQPDAVTPRQEGVLELIRGQIRLREGNALDTADALLATAERLIPHDRELAVRALMRAADAASFAGDPVRHGAAARRLAPLARDNDPPAMRLAFAFMEGAALSFAGEYTAAVGPLRRATDIAEEIDSPVELIWASIAGLRLGDAPLVHSLATRAVAVARRRGALAVVPQALEFLVYSEFWSGRFPSGIGNCMTGLRLARETAQPNCATHHLAALSLLAAIQGDAETCHARARAVAERASENSLGLPAALSSWALALLDLAQGDAAGAYSRLRSLTHAGPGYGHPTMRLLTAPVFVEACVRTGRPERAASVLAAYESWAAATASLSALAVAMRCRGLLAPAEEAERYFAEAVQLHRACGDDDVERARTALLYGTTLRRNRLPGRAREHLREALETFEWIGARLWVEQARSELRAIGDPESAGEPVRAGHGLTTQQHQIALLVAEGATNREVAAHMFISPRTVEHHLRGIFRKLNIRSRVDLARMFR, encoded by the coding sequence ATGCTCGCCAATGCCCTGGACGGCGCGCGGGCCGGACAGGGGACGGCGGTGCTCGTCTCCGGCGGTCCGGGTATCGGCAAGACGGCTCTGCTGGACCACGCCCAGCGGGCCGCGCTCTCCCCTCCAAAGCCCCCCGCCACCCCCGCCACCGGCCCCACCGCCCCCTCCACGACCGCCCCCGACCCTTCGCCCCCCGTACGCCCCGCCCTCGTGCTGCGGGCCCAGGGCACCGAGCCCGAGAGCGGACTGGCCTACGCCGGTCTCCAGCGGCTCCTGCTGCCCGTGCTGGACCGCGTGCCCGGTCTCGCCGCCCCCCACAGCCGCGTGATCGAGCAGGCGCTGGAGACCGGCGGCGTCGCCGAGAGCGACCGGTTCACCCTCTCCATCGGCGTGCTGCGCCTGCTCGGGCTGCTCGCCCACGCCGCTCCCCTGCTCGCCGTCATCGACGACGCCCACCTCATGGACGCGCCGTCGCTGGACGCGCTCGCCTTCGCCGCCCGCCGCCTGGGCACCGACCCGGTGGCCATGGTCTTCGCCGCACGCGACGACCAGGCCAAACCCGTGGTTCCCGGCATCCCGGTCATCCACCTCTCCCCCCTCAGCGAGGCCGCCGTCAGCGAGGTGCTCGGCGACGCCGCCCCCGGCGGCCTGGCGGCCGGTGTGCGCGGCACCCTGGCGGCCGCCAGCCACGGCAACCCCGCCGCCGCGCTCGCGTTCGCCGCCGCGCTCTCCCGCGAGCAGCTCGCCGGCATCCGCCCCCTGCCCCGCACCCTGCCGCTGCCCGCCGACCTGCGCCGCGCCTACGAGCCCCGTCTGGAGGCCCTGCCCGAGCCCACCCGCCACCTGCTGCTGCTGGCCGCCACCGACCCCGAGTGCGACGTCGACCTGCTGGTGCGCGCCGCCGCCCGCACCGATGTCACCGTCGGCGACCTCGCCCCCGCCGAGGACGCCGGGATCGTCCGGGTCGACGGCTCCCGCGTGGTCTTCGCCGACCCGCTGCTGCGCGAGTCCGTCTACCAGGCCACCCCCGTGGTGCGGCGGCGCGCCGCCCACGCCCGGCTGGCGCGGGTGCTCGACCTGCACCGCGAGCCCTCCCGCTACGCACGCCACCGCGCCGCCGCCGCGCAGGGACCCGACTCCGACCTGGCCGCCGAACTCGCCGCCGCCGCCGACACCGCCAAGGAGCTGAGCGGGCACTCGGTGGCCTCGGCGGCCCTGGAGCAGGCCGCCGAGCTGACCCCCATCCCCCGCCTGCGGGCGTGCCGCCTGTCCACCGCCGCCCAGGACGCGTGGCTGGCCGGGATGCCCGACCGCGCCGCCGAACTGCTGGAGCGCGCCCAGCCCGACGCGGTGACCCCGCGCCAGGAAGGGGTGCTCGAACTGATCCGGGGCCAGATCCGGCTGCGCGAGGGCAACGCCCTCGACACCGCCGACGCACTCCTGGCCACCGCCGAGCGGCTGATCCCCCACGACCGCGAGCTCGCGGTGCGGGCGCTGATGCGCGCCGCCGACGCCGCCTCCTTCGCCGGCGACCCGGTGCGCCACGGCGCCGCCGCGCGCCGGCTGGCGCCGCTGGCCCGCGACAACGACCCGCCCGCCATGCGGCTGGCCTTCGCCTTCATGGAGGGCGCCGCGCTGTCCTTCGCCGGGGAGTACACGGCCGCCGTGGGCCCGCTGCGCCGGGCCACCGACATCGCCGAGGAGATCGACTCCCCCGTGGAGCTGATCTGGGCCAGCATCGCCGGGCTGCGGCTGGGCGACGCCCCCCTGGTGCACTCGCTGGCCACCCGCGCCGTCGCCGTCGCCCGGCGCCGGGGCGCGCTGGCGGTGGTCCCCCAGGCGCTGGAGTTCCTGGTCTACTCGGAGTTCTGGAGCGGCCGGTTCCCCTCGGGCATCGGCAACTGCATGACCGGGCTGCGGCTGGCGCGCGAGACCGCCCAGCCCAACTGCGCCACCCACCACCTGGCCGCGCTGAGCCTGCTGGCCGCCATCCAGGGCGACGCCGAGACCTGCCACGCCCGGGCGCGGGCGGTGGCCGAGCGCGCCAGCGAGAACAGCCTGGGCCTGCCCGCGGCGCTCAGCTCGTGGGCGCTGGCGCTGCTGGACCTCGCCCAGGGCGACGCCGCCGGCGCCTACTCCCGGCTGCGCTCGCTGACCCACGCCGGCCCCGGCTACGGCCACCCCACGATGCGGCTGCTGACCGCGCCGGTGTTCGTGGAGGCGTGCGTGCGCACCGGCCGCCCCGAGCGCGCCGCCTCCGTGCTGGCCGCCTACGAGTCCTGGGCGGCGGCCACCGCCAGCCTGAGCGCCCTGGCGGTGGCGATGCGCTGCCGGGGCCTGCTGGCTCCCGCCGAGGAGGCGGAGCGGTACTTCGCCGAGGCGGTGCAGCTGCACCGGGCCTGCGGCGACGACGACGTGGAGCGGGCGCGCACCGCGCTGCTCTACGGCACCACCCTGCGCCGCAACCGGCTGCCGGGCCGGGCGCGCGAGCACCTGCGCGAGGCGCTGGAGACCTTCGAGTGGATCGGGGCGCGGCTGTGGGTGGAGCAGGCGCGAAGCGAACTGCGGGCGATCGGCGATCCCGAGTCCGCGGGCGAACCGGTCCGCGCCGGCCACGGGCTGACCACCCAGCAGCACCAGATCGCGCTGCTGGTGGCCGAGGGGGCGACCAACCGCGAGGTCGCCGCGCACATGTTCATCAGCCCGCGCACGGTCGAGCACCACTTGCGCGGGATCTTCCGCAAGCTCAACATCCGCTCGCGCGTGGATCTGGCCCGCATGTTCCGCTGA
- a CDS encoding ABC transporter ATP-binding protein: MTTTTPDPLLAAEGITVRFGGLTALSDVGLSVAPGTVVGLIGPNGAGKTTLFNVVSGVVRPQSGTVAWKGRVLRAHRPHRLAGLRIARTLQGLNLFPGLTALENVMVGADRLARGGTFAMLTGLGHYHGDERRLRGRAMAALAEFGVADAARALPATLPFGVQKRVALARAVVADPELLLLDEPASGLSGEDITALGEAVRGFGARMGVLLVEHHMDLVMSVCDHIVVLNFGRVIAAGTPAEIQADAAVAQAYLGAAEEDFDA; the protein is encoded by the coding sequence ATGACCACCACAACGCCGGACCCCTTGCTCGCCGCCGAGGGGATCACCGTCCGCTTCGGCGGCCTGACCGCCCTGAGCGACGTGGGGCTGTCCGTGGCGCCCGGGACCGTCGTCGGGCTGATCGGCCCCAACGGCGCGGGCAAGACGACCCTGTTCAACGTCGTGTCGGGGGTCGTGCGCCCCCAGAGCGGCACCGTGGCCTGGAAGGGCCGCGTGCTGCGGGCGCACCGCCCCCACCGCCTGGCCGGCCTGCGCATCGCGCGCACCCTCCAGGGCCTCAACCTCTTCCCCGGCCTCACCGCGCTGGAGAACGTCATGGTGGGCGCCGACCGGCTGGCGCGCGGCGGCACGTTCGCCATGCTCACCGGCCTGGGCCACTACCACGGCGACGAGCGCCGGCTGCGCGGGCGGGCGATGGCGGCCCTGGCGGAGTTCGGGGTGGCCGACGCCGCGCGGGCCCTGCCCGCGACGCTGCCCTTCGGCGTGCAGAAGCGCGTCGCCCTGGCCCGCGCCGTGGTCGCCGACCCCGAACTGCTGCTGCTGGACGAGCCCGCCAGCGGGCTCTCGGGCGAGGACATCACCGCCCTGGGCGAGGCGGTGCGCGGCTTCGGGGCCCGCATGGGCGTGCTGCTGGTCGAGCACCACATGGACCTGGTGATGTCCGTCTGCGACCACATCGTGGTCCTCAACTTCGGCCGGGTCATCGCCGCGGGCACACCCGCCGAGATCCAGGCCGACGCCGCGGTCGCCCAGGCCTACCTGGGCGCCGCCGAGGAGGACTTTGATGCCTGA
- a CDS encoding branched-chain amino acid ABC transporter permease, which translates to MNHFIDLTLSGLSSGAVYAALALSLVIIYQATRVVNFAQPALALISVYIAYTVSQATGSYWLGFGAALVTGLVLGAATERLLIRPVHGRSPLNAIIITLGLLLVLQGLAGMVWSNEPHSFSYPLDYRGRFSASDWFALGSVAAAALLLFALYRFTPLGLRMRAAAFHPEAARLSGVRVGLMLTTGWAIASLIGALAGMLAAPPFIFPNVLDAVFVYAIAAAVVGGLENPFGALVGGVLIGLCLSYVSGYAGPELTTLAALAILVLVLSVRPGGLFSRPTARKV; encoded by the coding sequence GTGAACCACTTCATCGACTTGACCCTTAGCGGGCTGTCCTCGGGCGCGGTCTACGCCGCCCTGGCGCTGTCGCTGGTCATCATCTACCAGGCCACCCGCGTGGTGAACTTCGCCCAGCCGGCACTGGCCCTCATCAGCGTCTACATCGCCTACACGGTCTCCCAGGCCACCGGCTCCTACTGGCTGGGGTTCGGCGCCGCGCTGGTGACCGGGCTGGTGCTGGGGGCGGCCACCGAACGGCTGCTCATCCGACCCGTGCACGGCCGCTCCCCGCTCAACGCTATCATCATCACGCTGGGGCTGCTGCTGGTGCTGCAGGGCCTGGCCGGCATGGTCTGGTCCAACGAACCGCACTCCTTCTCCTACCCGCTGGACTACCGGGGCCGGTTCTCCGCCTCCGACTGGTTCGCGCTGGGGTCGGTGGCCGCCGCCGCGCTGCTGCTGTTCGCGCTCTACCGGTTCACGCCGCTGGGGCTGCGGATGCGGGCGGCCGCCTTCCACCCCGAGGCCGCGCGGCTGTCGGGGGTGCGCGTGGGGCTGATGCTGACCACCGGCTGGGCGATCGCCTCGCTCATCGGGGCGCTGGCGGGCATGCTCGCCGCCCCGCCGTTCATCTTCCCCAACGTGCTGGACGCGGTGTTCGTCTACGCCATCGCCGCCGCCGTGGTGGGCGGGCTGGAGAACCCCTTCGGCGCCCTGGTGGGCGGCGTCCTGATCGGCCTGTGCCTGTCGTATGTGTCCGGCTACGCCGGGCCGGAGCTGACCACCCTGGCGGCCCTGGCCATCCTCGTCCTGGTCCTCAGCGTCCGGCCGGGCGGGCTGTTCTCCCGCCCGACCGCGCGAAAGGTGTAG